Genomic window (Rhineura floridana isolate rRhiFlo1 chromosome 13, rRhiFlo1.hap2, whole genome shotgun sequence):
aaaaggaaaaacaagtgtggtgtagtggttagactgtcgGATTAAGATCTGAGCACAGGATTCAAACCCtacttggccatgaaactcacttggtgactttgggccaatcattgcctctcagccctagccttcctacctcacagggttgttgcaaggatgaaattgggagggggagaaccatgtttaatAGGCcatattgagctccttggaagaaaggtgggatacacatataataatttttaaagaaaaattccaGAGAGGGATTAGAGTTCAATAGAAAATGATGCCTCCAATTGCCAGCTGATCATACCCAACTCTGACCCCATTCACTGCCATTTGATAACTGGCTCTGCCCCCTGCAGAGTGGTAGGTTTCAGTCCTCTCCAGGCCTCTCACATAGACCCCAGGGATAATTTGAGAACACCTGCTCTAGATCACTTGCTTTCACCTAATCAGACCCAGGATCCTTCTTTAATCGCAACCTTCCATCAAGCAATCTAGTTTTAAATTATTTCCTACATCTGTCCCAtctttcttcttttctctctgtGACAACCACATTGGCAAATGCTCTCCTGTCTTCCTCTAAAACAAGCGCCGCATTCCCACTACACATTAAAAGCACTACAACACTATTTTAAACAATCACAGCTTCCACCAAAGAAACTTGGGAACtggagagttttttttaaagagttctgagagttgtaaggagaccccCTACTCTCCCTCATACAGGtacaatttccagaatggtttaacagttaatccctcttcccagggaaccctgggaatCATAGttatgtgaggggaaaaggggtcttctaacaaacctcagcacccttcgcaaactactgcttccaggattctttggcagaataTCAACATCTGGCattccatccctgttttaaagagagaatcaaaaagaaaaatgcagtGGTGCCGCTAATATGACCGGCTTAAATATAACCTACTTGTGGAAGACCAATGCACtgcagcagccttcctcaacctgatgcttgcactacaactcccctcatctcTGACCATAGACCATACTGACTgggactgctgggagttgtagtccaaaacatctggagggcaccatgttaggggAAGGTTGCTTTGCAGTATACTTGTGTATACACCCCTATGTATACTCATATACCCCATTCCTCATCTTTCTCATGGGAATGTACTACCCAAAGGTCACATCCAGAGCCATTCTAGGAGGAaaccctccttttttaaaaacacacagagaaaacATTCCAACTTTTATCGGTTGAAAagaaatgtatttgtttactCTCGTAAAATTACAGTATCTCTGCTGTTAGTATTAAACGTTAAAAGAAACGGGACCTATTTCCTTTGTTATCCAAGAAAGTGCATGTAATAGTCCAAAGTATCCCCCCTGCCCCAATACCaaatgcaaaataaacaaacactgtACTTATTATCTTGGTCAAGAAGTTGGGTTTGAGCTCATTGGGAACATATGTACATTTTAATGAACTCGAGATTTCTCATTGTATATACAAGGAGCATCTAAATGTGTCCATGGAAGGTTGCTCAAGATGcttattttaaatagcagcacaAAGTCCAggactcccccaccctttctctaGAGTGAATATACCTACAAGGCAAAAGTTTTCAAACTACCAAAAACAACATTTTTTCAGGCCTCCTCTAATCATCTGCTTGCTTATTTACTGTACAGAAACTTATTAACATCTAAGACAACTCcagtaaaaaaccaaaacaaaaccccaacGCAATACAAAGGACAattccaaaaggtggggaaagaaAGTTAAGTCttgcccccccaccccaaaaaaagttGTTTCAACTTtagaataaaaacaattaaaataaaataacaaccaAGCTCGTCGTGAAGGATGCATATGATTCAATTTTATATGGTCCATTTTTCAATCCTCTGCGCAAATCTGTTTGGAGAATTAAACAACGTGTTTGCTGATAAATCTTTTCCCCATCGGGATCAACGTGTACACATATACAGACTTTTTGTTATGAGAGAGAGTGGGGCAGGGGTGAGAATGTATTATGGAGGCATTGCACCACCCCCAAAAGTTCATGTTAAACTGGATATAGAAAATAAGTTAAAATGCCAGAATGAGACCACCTAGATGAACAGACTTGTGTTGCTATAAATGTTACAGCACTCTAGTCAATTAGTATTTAGTTCAAAATACAGAAGACCAAAGTTAACGCTTGCATGTgtttgcaaagcaaaaaaaaaggttATATCACTAATAAATAAGCTGTTTTTAGGACTCTATAGATGTCAAACAGGGTACAAAAGAATGTCTTTTTAATGGTGCTGTTTTGTTGATTTGCACCCCCCACCCCcgaaaactaaaaacaaaaaccacacaACCTTAGGTTGCAATATCTGCAGAAACGTTCGTAACACGTGTCCTAATTTGTTACAATCTCTTTGCCGTCTTCCACAAAACGCGTGAAACGGAAATTAGTCCCATTCTCGCTGCTTGCCATTTTCTCCAGACCAGCTAGAGGCGCGTTAGGTTCTGAGTTCTGGAGCTTCTCCAAGCTGCCCGTCAAGGCCCCAATTGGGGAGCTGCTGCCGTTGCCCAGGCTTCCAGGAACTGGAGGGATGCCACCATTTTGAATGACCGAGATCTCATTTGTCTTCATTGCCAAGCCATTGGAGAGGGCAGCTGCGTACTGATTCCAGAAGCTTGACGGGTCTCCATTTCCTGACCTCATGGCCAAATCTTTTGGAAACATGTCTGGAAATTTTACAGGATTGCTTCCGAGAAAAGTCATGGGGCCATCCACAGAAAGCCGTCTGCCTCGCCGGGCAGGTGTGCTGTTCCACATATGAGTTCCCATGTGAACCTGAAAGAGACACTGGTTAGCAGTGGCATTTATTATTGTAATGTTGGTCAAGCAAATACTTTCAAGCACTGCTGTTCTTCATTGGCTGTTCTTGCTCtctacagcagggctggggaggctttttcagttcaagggccacatttccttctgggcaaccttccaggggccacatgccagtgatgggcagggccagaggcaaaagtgggtggagcaagagtAGGCTAGCTTCCACACATGCTCATGTACcccactctatcctccatccaggcaagcaagaaccaTTATTAGATATCCAAGATACATCCccatcaggcaaaaacactcaagcagtGTGTAAAGCTAGGCTAGTGAGATATATGGCCTGAGGAGAGAGGACATGGctgaggaggagggggtggcctggggaaagtcccaagggccagacagaaatgCTTGGATTGGGGTGTGTACTTGGTCTCAAATAGAAATTTGCCACTCCTGATCAACAGCAGCCTGTAGGGTGTATATGGCCTCTCATTTTTTGCCCAGGCCCTGATAATCCCAGAGTTTGCTTGAGGACACACAATGCAGTTGCTTTCCTGAGTCTGGTTGGTGTCTGGATGGGAGGCCACATATTCCCTCCATACAAACTGCTCTTGAGCTCCATGACTAGCTAAAGGTGGGGTGCAAATAtaagaaaaacacacaccaagTTGTTTTTTTTCAAGGAAGGTCAAAACAGCTTGCCCAGGAGGGGGACAATATTTGAAAAGCTGTACAAAAATAGAGCTAGCCCATGCCTTTAATGAGACGCTGTTCACTGGCAGTTTGCCTGTAACAAAAACATTTATGCACATCTTGGTATGGCACACTAGGGCAGGGTTCTGAAACCAGGACCGAGGGTCAGGATCTCTACTTgatcgccccagagtgcaggacactaaATAACAGGTTCAATTTACaggaaagccagattttggctaaacatcaggGAAaaacaagaggcagctgaacagccacctgtcgaggATGCGTTAAcatggattcctacactgagcagggggctggacttaatggccttataggccccttccaactctgctcttctattattctatgaccaCCCAATTTATTGTGGAGCTTGACCACTTTGAAGGGAATTACTTTTTGCAGCAATATACACTCCTATTACTCAGACCACCATCTGGTTAACAATGTAccccccatcaccacctccacaaACACAGAACTTGGCAGTTCTTATTCTCGAAgaccatgcagagcttggaaaagttacttttttgaactacaacgcccatcagtccaatccagtggccatgctggctggggctgatgggagttgtagttcaaaaaagtaacttttccaagctctgatgctaaAGGCTGAAGTGATAAGATTCCCCTTTCAAATAATTAACAACCACTAAGAGCTCATGCGGTCCAACAAACAGCCTACATTCCTCCTGCCAACAATATATAACTTTCAACCCTTCATTTTTTACTAAATGCATTTAGTTTAGTGTGGCCATGCATGATTCCATCAACAGTGAAGATCTGCTTGGAGGCTTACATTTTCACCACCCACTTCCATTGCAGTATCAGTTATTTTATTAGATGCCCCTTTCCCCTACAAATGTCCATTTGAACAGGCTGAAAAAATCCTCCACTAATTGCTCATTGGAGGACTTCATACGCCCAAGGTGGATACCTGAAAGAAGTTAATTCATCGTATATCACCTCTGCAAAAATCTCTAGAAGAATACTCTGTCAATGGGGGAGGGGACATGGAAGGAAATAGACATTTGAAAGTGCTTCCCTGGTGTTTTACAAATTAAGTGCATTTGTTTTTTCAACACGTGCCAGTATGAAAGGTTTGCTAGATAAGCAAATAAAACTAGAGTCTCGCTCATTGTTAGAGCTCTGTGCTGCACAGTTTTAACATTATGAAAAAGTTACTTAATAGTAACAAGAGGATTCCCTTAATATGCTGTGGATATATATGAAGTATACTTCATCAGTGCCTTTAATTGGAAAGTCTATAGATTTCTgcagtcagaatttttttttctgaaaacacAAAAGAGTGATTAGATTAACACAGATGTATGAAAATATGCTTCTAGTTGTTATGCATGGTGGAACTGGCCAGGAATTGAGGACATTCCTGTGTATGGTCTGAAGGCGAACGATGCTACCGTCTTGCTAGAGCTAAGCAGGTCtttgtcagtgcctggatgggtaatCACATGCACTTTCTGGAAATCACATGCACGCCACCATGGGTTACACAGgagaagaaaggtgagatataaacataagaaaacaaacaaacagatctGACAAGTAAGGAAGATTCAGAGATTAATTGGGTAGAATactgttgtacactgccttgggaGGATTTTGTCCAGAAAGGCAGGCTataagtaattaaaaataaataaagagaataTCCAAAGCAGCAGATACATAGAGGAATTAAGGATATTGAGATGAGAAAGCCTGATCTTTTCTGACTGATGGGAGCAATACCCAGACTGCCTCTCAAGCCTGGACCTTCAGCACAAGTTTTAAGCCTCCTACCTCTTCCCTTCTACCTTTTCCAAAAATCAAAGTTGAAGGTCCTAAGAAAAGCAAATAAATCCTGCTCTGTATAAATAGATGGTGTAACACATGGTGTGATCACACACCAGCCTCAGAATGCTTTGGCCTTACAATCCCTCCCTAAAACAGAACCTCCTGCTCTTTTTATATTTGTGATTAAGTGTCAGTAGTAAGACGGCAGGGCCCAATCACTTTATGCATCAAATACATTTGCAGAGTACACTGCAGTGTTTCACATTACAAAACCATAAAGCATGGAAGTGGCACCCCTATGAACACATGCCATTAAATGTCAATTGGGCCAGGGTTTCTAGACGTGTGGACATGGGTGTATTCACACTTTACATGGGAACATCAGTGTACATGAGGGAATCATGTTTGCCATGTAAGAAGTGTGAAGCTCCCCCAAATACTGCAGATAACACACAAGATACACACAACAAAATGCAAGTGCCTGGCTtgcacatcatgctaaaccatggtttattaaagtacagtttattaaaccatggtttagcatgctGTGTGAACCCTGCACTGCACCTTAACTATGActtgtttactgccaacaaaccatGCTCCAAATCCATGGCTTGTAGTTGAATTACAAACCTTGGGCTTGTTTTAAGGATGGCTTGGCATTAAATGTTAACCCAGCACCCttcctaaactatggtttgtttgaccaCTCCATCGCAGACGCTTGCCAAACTACAGAGGTGTGAGGCAAGAAAAGATGGAAaacaacaagccatggtttgctttAGTCATCTATTATGGGAAaactcatggtttggcttaatgttatATTAAAACCAGACCCAAATATAGCCTGTTTGTCAATTCCAATTTGGcaccaaaagcaaaacaaagcattaagaggtgtgtgtgtggggaagtacCTTAAGGTTGCCTTTTGTTGTGAAAGCTCTTCCACATATAGTGCAGGCAaaaggcttctctcctgtgtgagtcCTTTCATGGATCTGCAAAGCACTGGAGGATGAGAAGGTTTTTCCACATGTATTGCAGTAGTGCTGCTTCGGCGTTCTTCTGGGCAGAGCCGGGAGCAAGACAGGTGACGTAGCCGAAGGTGGCAAATGCCCTGAAGGAACTAGGCTGGGAGACATCTCTTTGCTGTCCTGAGGAGCACTGTGTACAAAACCGTTGACCTCCGTTTTTATGAGAGACGAGAGCGAGTTAGCAGGCAGCACCGATAAAGAGTTCTGATTGGGGCCAAGGGTTGGATTGGGTTCAAAGAGCTGTGATGGTAGATCTCGCATTTGATGTGTCAACATATGCTGCTTCAAATTACCCTTTGTGGAAAAGCCACGATTGCAAACTGTGCAAATAAATGGTCTCTCTTTGGTATGACTTCTGTAATGAATGTCCAAGGCACTCTGACATGCAAACGTTTTGCCACAAATGTCGCATGCCGTGTTTTTAAGCTTGCCTCTGTCTCGAAAAGGAAACAGCATGCTCAATGACTCTTCCTTAATCATTTTCTCGGGGTTGCCTGACGTCAAGTCCAAAGCACCACCATTTGCAAGGGCTGGAGGCCAACCGTTGGCAAAATCGCTTGATAAAGTTTTTGGTGGTTTCTCTTCAACACATGGTGACTTGTGGTACTCAGTCGTGCTGTTAGATGGGGACAAGGCCTGCATGGAAGAGGTAGACTCAGAAATAGCAGGACTCCCAGAACTTTGGCTTTCCATATCGCCACCAACCGATGACGAATCATTCGTCCTGACGTCCCCTTCCACTGACCCATTCTCGACAGATTTTAAGCTTGCTTGAAGCTGCTCAGCAAGCCCCGCATTGATCATCTTCATCTGATTTTCTAAAGCAGCAATACTTGAAATTTCCAGTGGCAATGGGGATGATGATAAACTATCTTGAGATGCATCAACGGATTTAGGTGTATCTGGCACACTGCTGTCAGGACAGTCTTCCATGTTCTCATCCGAAAAGTTATCCAGATCATCAAAGTTCTTCTCATCAAAAGACCCCGTATCGGATTCCATCGACTCAGGATAGTTTTCCGTCACGGGTGTGTTAGGTATCTGCCCACCCATGTGCATCCTGATGTGCTGCTGCAGCACAACAGCATTGGTGAACTTTTTCTGGCAAATTGGGCAGGAGTGTTGCACTCTCAGAGGGGGCATGGCACGGTGAACGCTGTAATGGGTCTTGAGATTTCCCTTTGTCGTGAAGGCGCGGCCACAgattttgcatttaaatggcCTTTCACCAGTATGTGTGCGGTAGTGCATTTTCAAAGCACTCTGGCAACTAAGAACTCGGTGGCAAATGATACACTCATTGGGATCAGTTGCCTTTTTGTCGATATTTTCCACTAGTTGCTGCAGCTTTGAGGTCTCGGAGGCTGGTGTAGCATCCAGAAGCCCCCCAAATGGAAACTTGGCTTTAAATTGCTCTGACATGAGAGGCATTAGTGGATTGGTGAAGGTGACCACATTGTTGGAACCTGAATCTGCTGCAGGTGAGGTTACAGAATTGTTAAGACTAGTGGAGGCAGCAAGCATCTGGATGCTTTCCTCTGGTTTGTCATTGGAGGACAGCAAGGGACCCACCTCCCCTTCAACTAAATGCCCATTTGAATTCTTCCCAGCAGGATCAATGGAACCAGAGTCACTTTTCACAGAACACGGGGGACTAGATGAAGGGCGAGTGATGGGAATAGGCTGAGGCTCCTCTGTTTTGATAAAAGGGGTCAAGCTTGGAATTGTGGGTGGAAGCGGTAGGCCAACTGATGTCGTCAAAGTTGATAACACTGGCTTGCTGTCCAGCCAGCTCGTTACAGGCTTCTCAGGTGGTATCGACATTCCATATGGGATACCTGTACTTGTGGGAATGTTATCCAAATGCTCTGGCACTGGATAAGGGTTCATTTGAATGTGAGGGTATTTTTCTTTATGACGCTGAAAGTGGACTTTTAAGTTCCCCTTGGTGGAAAACCGGTTTCCACAGATGTTGCACTTAAACGGCCTCTCCCCAGTGTGAGAACGCAAATGGATCTGCAAGGCACTGTCGCTCCCAAACACTTTCGCACAGAACCTGCATTTATGCTTGAAGAACGCTTCGTCGGAAGTACTTTTTGCTTcaaaggtggccaggttgggagGCTTACTTTTCCTTTGCTGGGCCAGAGCAGCCAATGAGTTTAAATCCTCTGCAGTAGTTCCAAGACTCGACAAAGGACCGGGGAACACAGAGTTGCTTGGGGTGGGCTGAGGTAGAAGAGGATTTGATACAGGGCTTAACAAACTGCTTATTGCAAAAGCTGGCGAGGATGACATGGTCACTGGCGGATTGCCAAGCTGTGGGCCACCAGCATTTGTAGCCACTTTGTCAGAGGATGGTGTTGCAATTGCTGCTGCAGATAGGTTCATATTTGGAGATGAGCAGCTACTGGATGgaatcatagggttgccagggttGCTCTGAGGTAGCTGTACAGGGGGTGGTTGCTTCACACCACTGATGCTGGCAGACTGGCTAGCTAGGCTCTGTGCCAACCCAGCCGCCGCAGCCAGCTGCTGGGATAAATGGGAACTTAACGTGGACAAGGGGTTGGCAGATGTTCTTAATGTACTCTGGGAGGGGCTAGGAGATGTTGGCAGGTCCACATTCTGGGAAGCCAGTAATAATATTTGGTGACGAATTTGTTCAATCAGTTGCAACTGGTGGATCTGTTGCTGCTGCAAAGCTAGCAATTGCTCCATGAGGGCCGGGACGGCCAGCTTGCTAGCAGAGGTGCCATTGCACCGTGCCTCCTGCGAGAACTGAGCGACTGCCACTTTCGTGCTCTGAAGGTTTTCAATGATGACGTTGCTGTTGATCATCGAAAAGTTGCCTAGCGTTGACAGATCCCCTATTTGAGGTAGAGAGGTTGTTATAGCTGAGGTACCCATTGTGGAGCAGTTACTGCTTGCAATACTATCACTGACATTCTGGGAACTACCGCCAATGCCCTTACTAATGCCAGAAGCCTCCGCATCCATGGATTCTGCCTTGTCAAGTTTGTTGTTGTGCTCAGAAAGGTTGCTGCGGTCTACTTGATCCATATTGTTAACTGTGTCATTCCTCTGTTCGTCAGGATTATCAGTAGGGGAGCTAGGAGGGAAGGCTTCAGGAGGAGATACAGGATTTTCATTCACAATTAAAACTAATTGATTTTTACTACAGTTCTTCTTGTGTTGCAGGAGATCCGATAGTTCAAAGAACTCGGCACAACATCTGCCACAGACGTGGGCATCCTTCGTCTTGATGGTTCGATTTGTTTGACCCTTCTGCGTGTCTCCTAAAACatcaaggaaaggggagggggaggaagaaaacaGCAAGATTAGCAATTGTGCAGAAACACAAAGCTGATCTTTAAGACAGGAACAGAAAATGTTAAGATTCACTAGAGTGTATCTATTTCACAAAGGCTTTGCGCTTAGAACAGCTCTTCAACCACCCCTCCATTCTTCTAGTCTTCACATGTAACCACAAGGCAgtcctttctcttttttccccctaGTACCTGTCCCAGGTAAACAAGTAACTGTCCCTATTTGggaagaactttttaaaaaatgttggtgTGCATCCACATGGTTTAAAGCAGGAGtaggcaacatggtgccttctgaatgttttggattacaactcatgTCATCCCCAGCCATCATAggtaatggccagagatgatgggagttgtagtctgtctggagggcactgggGCTAAAATCTCATGCCCCCTTCTAGATGAACTCCAGAAACTAAATTTCTAGGTGACAGAAGGGGGCAAAAAGTGTGATTTGACTCCAGTGCACATGAATGCAGACAAGACCAAGAGTAAAACAGAGCAGAGAGTGTTCCATTTCACATGCTGCAGCTGATTAGCTTCGTACTGAACTATTCAGCATAACATATTGTAAGATAATTACCTTTTGTTCAATTGTTAACGAAAGGAACAAACACTTTCTTTGCTATTACAGGAGCTACATTAGAGTAAAGGAACACAGTACAGTGGGTAGAGAATGGCTTTAACTGCATCTGGGAAGGAAGGGGGTGCAGGCAATAAGAACTAGTTAGAGTGTACACAGTATGTGCAAATTTTCATTTTGGGATTGTGCATTCCCTTCCCTAGTCTACAAATA
Coding sequences:
- the SALL1 gene encoding sal-like protein 1 isoform X3 codes for the protein MVRFLRGDTQKGQTNRTIKTKDAHVCGRCCAEFFELSDLLQHKKNCSKNQLVLIVNENPVSPPEAFPPSSPTDNPDEQRNDTVNNMDQVDRSNLSEHNNKLDKAESMDAEASGISKGIGGSSQNVSDSIASSNCSTMGTSAITTSLPQIGDLSTLGNFSMINSNVIIENLQSTKVAVAQFSQEARCNGTSASKLAVPALMEQLLALQQQQIHQLQLIEQIRHQILLLASQNVDLPTSPSPSQSTLRTSANPLSTLSSHLSQQLAAAAGLAQSLASQSASISGVKQPPPVQLPQSNPGNPMIPSSSCSSPNMNLSAAAIATPSSDKVATNAGGPQLGNPPVTMSSSPAFAISSLLSPVSNPLLPQPTPSNSVFPGPLSSLGTTAEDLNSLAALAQQRKSKPPNLATFEAKSTSDEAFFKHKCRFCAKVFGSDSALQIHLRSHTGERPFKCNICGNRFSTKGNLKVHFQRHKEKYPHIQMNPYPVPEHLDNIPTSTGIPYGMSIPPEKPVTSWLDSKPVLSTLTTSVGLPLPPTIPSLTPFIKTEEPQPIPITRPSSSPPCSVKSDSGSIDPAGKNSNGHLVEGEVGPLLSSNDKPEESIQMLAASTSLNNSVTSPAADSGSNNVVTFTNPLMPLMSEQFKAKFPFGGLLDATPASETSKLQQLVENIDKKATDPNECIICHRVLSCQSALKMHYRTHTGERPFKCKICGRAFTTKGNLKTHYSVHRAMPPLRVQHSCPICQKKFTNAVVLQQHIRMHMGGQIPNTPVTENYPESMESDTGSFDEKNFDDLDNFSDENMEDCPDSSVPDTPKSVDASQDSLSSSPLPLEISSIAALENQMKMINAGLAEQLQASLKSVENGSVEGDVRTNDSSSVGGDMESQSSGSPAISESTSSMQALSPSNSTTEYHKSPCVEEKPPKTLSSDFANGWPPALANGGALDLTSGNPEKMIKEESLSMLFPFRDRGKLKNTACDICGKTFACQSALDIHYRSHTKERPFICTVCNRGFSTKGNLKQHMLTHQMRDLPSQLFEPNPTLGPNQNSLSVLPANSLSSLIKTEVNGFVHSAPQDSKEMSPSLVPSGHLPPSATSPVLLPALPRRTPKQHYCNTCGKTFSSSSALQIHERTHTGEKPFACTICGRAFTTKGNLKCLFQVHMGTHMWNSTPARRGRRLSVDGPMTFLGSNPVKFPDMFPKDLAMRSGNGDPSSFWNQYAAALSNGLAMKTNEISVIQNGGIPPVPGSLGNGSSSPIGALTGSLEKLQNSEPNAPLAGLEKMASSENGTNFRFTRFVEDGKEIVTN
- the SALL1 gene encoding sal-like protein 1 isoform X4; this translates as MGDTQKGQTNRTIKTKDAHVCGRCCAEFFELSDLLQHKKNCSKNQLVLIVNENPVSPPEAFPPSSPTDNPDEQRNDTVNNMDQVDRSNLSEHNNKLDKAESMDAEASGISKGIGGSSQNVSDSIASSNCSTMGTSAITTSLPQIGDLSTLGNFSMINSNVIIENLQSTKVAVAQFSQEARCNGTSASKLAVPALMEQLLALQQQQIHQLQLIEQIRHQILLLASQNVDLPTSPSPSQSTLRTSANPLSTLSSHLSQQLAAAAGLAQSLASQSASISGVKQPPPVQLPQSNPGNPMIPSSSCSSPNMNLSAAAIATPSSDKVATNAGGPQLGNPPVTMSSSPAFAISSLLSPVSNPLLPQPTPSNSVFPGPLSSLGTTAEDLNSLAALAQQRKSKPPNLATFEAKSTSDEAFFKHKCRFCAKVFGSDSALQIHLRSHTGERPFKCNICGNRFSTKGNLKVHFQRHKEKYPHIQMNPYPVPEHLDNIPTSTGIPYGMSIPPEKPVTSWLDSKPVLSTLTTSVGLPLPPTIPSLTPFIKTEEPQPIPITRPSSSPPCSVKSDSGSIDPAGKNSNGHLVEGEVGPLLSSNDKPEESIQMLAASTSLNNSVTSPAADSGSNNVVTFTNPLMPLMSEQFKAKFPFGGLLDATPASETSKLQQLVENIDKKATDPNECIICHRVLSCQSALKMHYRTHTGERPFKCKICGRAFTTKGNLKTHYSVHRAMPPLRVQHSCPICQKKFTNAVVLQQHIRMHMGGQIPNTPVTENYPESMESDTGSFDEKNFDDLDNFSDENMEDCPDSSVPDTPKSVDASQDSLSSSPLPLEISSIAALENQMKMINAGLAEQLQASLKSVENGSVEGDVRTNDSSSVGGDMESQSSGSPAISESTSSMQALSPSNSTTEYHKSPCVEEKPPKTLSSDFANGWPPALANGGALDLTSGNPEKMIKEESLSMLFPFRDRGKLKNTACDICGKTFACQSALDIHYRSHTKERPFICTVCNRGFSTKGNLKQHMLTHQMRDLPSQLFEPNPTLGPNQNSLSVLPANSLSSLIKTEVNGFVHSAPQDSKEMSPSLVPSGHLPPSATSPVLLPALPRRTPKQHYCNTCGKTFSSSSALQIHERTHTGEKPFACTICGRAFTTKGNLKCLFQVHMGTHMWNSTPARRGRRLSVDGPMTFLGSNPVKFPDMFPKDLAMRSGNGDPSSFWNQYAAALSNGLAMKTNEISVIQNGGIPPVPGSLGNGSSSPIGALTGSLEKLQNSEPNAPLAGLEKMASSENGTNFRFTRFVEDGKEIVTN
- the SALL1 gene encoding sal-like protein 1 isoform X1 produces the protein MSRRKQAKPQHFQSDPELASRSQRNGDTQKGQTNRTIKTKDAHVCGRCCAEFFELSDLLQHKKNCSKNQLVLIVNENPVSPPEAFPPSSPTDNPDEQRNDTVNNMDQVDRSNLSEHNNKLDKAESMDAEASGISKGIGGSSQNVSDSIASSNCSTMGTSAITTSLPQIGDLSTLGNFSMINSNVIIENLQSTKVAVAQFSQEARCNGTSASKLAVPALMEQLLALQQQQIHQLQLIEQIRHQILLLASQNVDLPTSPSPSQSTLRTSANPLSTLSSHLSQQLAAAAGLAQSLASQSASISGVKQPPPVQLPQSNPGNPMIPSSSCSSPNMNLSAAAIATPSSDKVATNAGGPQLGNPPVTMSSSPAFAISSLLSPVSNPLLPQPTPSNSVFPGPLSSLGTTAEDLNSLAALAQQRKSKPPNLATFEAKSTSDEAFFKHKCRFCAKVFGSDSALQIHLRSHTGERPFKCNICGNRFSTKGNLKVHFQRHKEKYPHIQMNPYPVPEHLDNIPTSTGIPYGMSIPPEKPVTSWLDSKPVLSTLTTSVGLPLPPTIPSLTPFIKTEEPQPIPITRPSSSPPCSVKSDSGSIDPAGKNSNGHLVEGEVGPLLSSNDKPEESIQMLAASTSLNNSVTSPAADSGSNNVVTFTNPLMPLMSEQFKAKFPFGGLLDATPASETSKLQQLVENIDKKATDPNECIICHRVLSCQSALKMHYRTHTGERPFKCKICGRAFTTKGNLKTHYSVHRAMPPLRVQHSCPICQKKFTNAVVLQQHIRMHMGGQIPNTPVTENYPESMESDTGSFDEKNFDDLDNFSDENMEDCPDSSVPDTPKSVDASQDSLSSSPLPLEISSIAALENQMKMINAGLAEQLQASLKSVENGSVEGDVRTNDSSSVGGDMESQSSGSPAISESTSSMQALSPSNSTTEYHKSPCVEEKPPKTLSSDFANGWPPALANGGALDLTSGNPEKMIKEESLSMLFPFRDRGKLKNTACDICGKTFACQSALDIHYRSHTKERPFICTVCNRGFSTKGNLKQHMLTHQMRDLPSQLFEPNPTLGPNQNSLSVLPANSLSSLIKTEVNGFVHSAPQDSKEMSPSLVPSGHLPPSATSPVLLPALPRRTPKQHYCNTCGKTFSSSSALQIHERTHTGEKPFACTICGRAFTTKGNLKCLFQVHMGTHMWNSTPARRGRRLSVDGPMTFLGSNPVKFPDMFPKDLAMRSGNGDPSSFWNQYAAALSNGLAMKTNEISVIQNGGIPPVPGSLGNGSSSPIGALTGSLEKLQNSEPNAPLAGLEKMASSENGTNFRFTRFVEDGKEIVTN